The Macrococcoides canis genome has a window encoding:
- a CDS encoding GNAT family N-acetyltransferase, whose product MIEFRRLTMNDKVAFEEYMREWNNPEEIVPTATNYSRYSSFEDMIEKLDIRESGQDWVKNTTFFYFIDGVIIGAANIRHKLTKDLLNTGGHIGYGVARSYRGQGYATKILQESLVFARSIGIDKALITCDEDNIASSRVIIKNGGLEDKPYLQSDGIKSRRFWIDI is encoded by the coding sequence ATGATTGAATTTAGAAGGTTGACAATGAATGATAAAGTTGCTTTTGAAGAATATATGAGAGAGTGGAATAACCCAGAAGAAATTGTGCCCACTGCTACAAACTATTCTCGTTATAGTAGTTTTGAAGATATGATTGAAAAATTAGATATAAGAGAATCTGGTCAAGATTGGGTGAAGAATACTACATTTTTTTACTTTATAGATGGTGTTATTATTGGTGCAGCTAATATTAGGCATAAGCTTACAAAGGATTTGCTGAACACGGGTGGACATATTGGGTATGGTGTAGCCCGAAGTTATAGAGGGCAAGGCTATGCTACTAAAATTCTTCAGGAATCCCTTGTTTTTGCACGTTCTATTGGAATTGACAAAGCTTTAATTACTTGTGACGAAGATAACATTGCTTCAAGTAGAGTAATCATAAAGAACGGGGGATTAGAGGATAAACCATATTTACAGTCTGATGGTATTAAAAGCAGACGATTTTGGATCGATATATAA
- a CDS encoding DUF4097 family beta strand repeat-containing protein produces the protein MKKFLIILGILLLIIGIAGMLLTKDQMVTKKQNGYNKQITLNQPFNSIDLDIGQGTIIVEQSKNNHASLEISNIINKEDYQYKIENNTLYFNTKNDSKNRKKNFVFGNHENRDEIEIKLLIPKEKLKLFKAKTFAGMIDVDYLSTENLELNADIGLIEGDKIKSDVSNIKVGMGDISFDHFNSQQANIDVKTGTIELYGLNSDININGHIGMGDGTFEYTNEPQNTHFDVSSKNGDVELNDLINLPQSEAKFLVKMTIGAGTVEFDYE, from the coding sequence ATGAAAAAATTTCTAATAATTTTAGGTATACTTCTCTTGATAATAGGAATAGCAGGTATGTTATTAACGAAAGATCAAATGGTTACCAAAAAACAAAACGGCTATAATAAGCAGATAACATTGAATCAACCTTTTAATTCAATTGATTTAGATATAGGTCAGGGCACCATCATCGTTGAACAATCTAAAAATAATCATGCATCACTAGAAATCAGCAATATTATAAATAAAGAAGATTATCAGTATAAAATAGAGAATAATACTCTATATTTTAATACGAAAAACGATTCTAAAAATCGTAAGAAAAATTTTGTATTTGGAAACCACGAAAATCGCGATGAAATAGAAATTAAATTATTGATTCCAAAAGAAAAATTAAAATTATTCAAGGCAAAGACATTTGCAGGTATGATTGATGTGGATTATCTTTCAACCGAGAATTTAGAATTGAATGCAGATATTGGTTTGATAGAAGGGGATAAAATTAAAAGCGATGTGTCTAATATAAAAGTTGGTATGGGCGATATTAGTTTTGATCATTTTAACTCACAACAAGCAAATATCGATGTAAAAACAGGTACAATTGAATTGTATGGATTAAATTCAGATATCAATATAAATGGACATATTGGTATGGGGGACGGTACTTTTGAATATACAAATGAGCCACAAAATACCCACTTTGACGTCTCTTCAAAAAATGGTGATGTTGAGTTAAATGATTTAATCAATTTACCACAAAGCGAAGCTAAATTTCTTGTTAAAATGACTATAGGCGCTGGTACCGTAGAATTTGATTATGAATAA
- a CDS encoding cation transporter — METVLEVKGMTCGHCKSAVEGAAKEVAGVSEAAADIEQGIATITHDESVNIDDVKQSIEDQGYDVK, encoded by the coding sequence ATGGAAACAGTATTAGAAGTAAAAGGTATGACATGTGGACATTGTAAATCAGCAGTAGAAGGTGCAGCGAAAGAAGTTGCAGGTGTAAGTGAAGCAGCAGCAGACATTGAGCAAGGGATTGCGACAATTACGCATGACGAATCAGTGAATATTGACGATGTAAAGCAATCAATTGAAGATCAAGGTTATGACGTGAAATAA
- a CDS encoding PadR family transcriptional regulator — MNIQLKKGVLELVVMNEISRGDQYGYELSQTISKQLSIADGTLYPMLRRLVNEGMLDTYMGKTSAGPARKYYTITSTGRVHLQHLVEEWMELKSSVNQLLEGADNNE; from the coding sequence ATGAACATTCAATTAAAAAAGGGTGTGTTAGAACTCGTTGTTATGAATGAAATCAGTAGAGGTGACCAGTATGGCTATGAGCTTTCGCAAACGATTTCTAAACAGTTATCTATTGCTGATGGGACGCTTTATCCAATGCTTCGAAGACTTGTAAACGAAGGAATGCTCGACACTTATATGGGGAAAACATCAGCTGGTCCCGCGCGTAAATATTACACCATCACTTCAACAGGAAGAGTACATTTACAACATTTAGTAGAAGAATGGATGGAGTTAAAATCATCTGTTAATCAATTATTAGAAGGAGCTGACAACAATGAATAG
- a CDS encoding nucleoside hydrolase: MAHKVYFNHDGGVDDLISLFLLLQMEDIELTGVSVIDADCYIEPATYASRKIIDRFGDGKLETAMSPLRGKNPFPKDWRMHAFFMDALPILNEKGSIDAPLSKLPAHEHLIEKLMSGKGKTTLLFTGPLTDLAKALEVEPKIEEKIEKLVWMGGTYRAEGNVHEPEHDGTAEWNAFWDPEAVGVVFDTNIKIDMVALESTIQVPLTGDIRQMWANERQYPGVDFLGVSYAVVPPLKHFVTNSTYYLWDVLTTASIGKPDLVKSKEVFSGVYTHGPSQGRTYEMEEGRPVNVVYDVDHDAFFNYITDLAKKVK, encoded by the coding sequence ATGGCACATAAAGTATATTTCAATCATGATGGAGGCGTCGATGATTTAATTTCATTATTCCTCTTATTACAAATGGAAGATATCGAATTGACTGGTGTGAGTGTTATTGATGCGGATTGCTATATAGAACCTGCAACATATGCATCAAGAAAAATTATTGACCGCTTTGGAGATGGCAAGCTCGAAACTGCAATGAGTCCACTACGCGGAAAAAACCCATTTCCTAAAGACTGGAGAATGCATGCTTTCTTTATGGATGCACTTCCAATATTAAATGAGAAAGGCTCTATTGATGCACCACTTTCAAAGTTACCTGCACATGAACACTTAATCGAAAAATTAATGAGCGGAAAAGGTAAAACAACTTTATTGTTCACAGGTCCGTTAACAGACTTAGCAAAGGCTTTAGAAGTTGAACCTAAGATCGAAGAGAAAATCGAGAAGCTTGTTTGGATGGGTGGTACTTACCGCGCTGAAGGAAACGTACATGAACCAGAACATGATGGCACTGCCGAATGGAATGCTTTCTGGGATCCAGAAGCCGTTGGTGTTGTCTTTGATACGAACATCAAAATCGATATGGTGGCTCTAGAAAGTACTATTCAAGTCCCTCTTACAGGAGACATCAGACAGATGTGGGCAAATGAACGTCAATATCCAGGCGTCGATTTCTTAGGTGTAAGTTACGCCGTCGTACCACCGCTTAAACACTTTGTAACAAATTCTACTTACTACTTATGGGACGTTCTCACAACGGCATCTATCGGTAAACCTGACCTTGTGAAATCAAAAGAAGTATTCTCAGGTGTTTATACACACGGTCCAAGTCAAGGTCGTACTTATGAAATGGAAGAAGGACGTCCAGTGAATGTCGTATATGATGTTGACCATGACGCTTTCTTTAACTACATTACTGACCTAGCAAAGAAAGTGAAATAA
- a CDS encoding metal-sensing transcriptional repressor encodes MSEHQHIAAPRDNEEKEKLIKRLKRVEGQVRGIQKMIEEDRYCVDILVQISAIESAMKQVGYAITERHMKHCVSDAIKAGDGNDSIEELMKVLKQFNK; translated from the coding sequence ATGTCAGAGCATCAGCATATTGCAGCACCGAGAGATAATGAAGAGAAAGAAAAGTTGATCAAGCGTTTAAAGCGTGTTGAAGGTCAAGTGCGTGGTATTCAGAAGATGATAGAAGAGGATCGTTATTGTGTCGATATTCTTGTGCAGATAAGTGCGATTGAGTCAGCGATGAAGCAGGTAGGTTATGCGATAACGGAGCGTCATATGAAGCATTGTGTGAGTGATGCAATTAAAGCAGGCGATGGTAACGATTCAATCGAAGAGTTAATGAAGGTACTAAAGCAGTTCAATAAATAA
- a CDS encoding YkvI family membrane protein, protein MKDFKEILVVAFAFVGVVVGAGFATGQEVLQFFTSHGINSIWGIILTGLLVTLGGMFVMKGGYDIKSENHATSIKYFLPKQISLIFDFILTAFLLGLALVMSVGGASTINESFNIPFWLSGLIFIALVSLTLCMQFNKIIRVLSVVTPFLIAIVLIISIFYMIKHNFNISDGITSIPENKGLYPWWFDAINYSSLQIAAAFSFLSVMGGQLKKGTHAIFGGLFGGIIIMALLMLINLGLVTEYQHIVKVDLPTLLLAQEIHPAIGIIFSIIMVAVIYNTVVGLNYAFISRFTKPYSRNYYIMIVVIAVITFLMTFISFSKLVATVFPIMGIVGLILFFPVIYKGIKNFNLKN, encoded by the coding sequence ATGAAAGATTTTAAAGAAATTCTGGTCGTTGCTTTTGCATTTGTAGGTGTCGTCGTAGGTGCAGGATTTGCTACCGGACAAGAAGTTCTGCAATTTTTTACGTCACACGGCATCAATAGTATATGGGGCATAATATTGACAGGTCTTCTCGTTACTTTAGGTGGTATGTTTGTAATGAAAGGCGGCTATGATATTAAAAGCGAAAATCACGCCACAAGTATTAAATATTTTTTACCTAAACAAATCTCACTGATATTTGATTTTATTCTTACTGCTTTCTTACTTGGTCTGGCACTTGTAATGAGTGTCGGGGGTGCAAGTACAATTAACGAAAGTTTCAATATTCCATTTTGGTTAAGTGGTTTAATCTTTATTGCGCTCGTAAGCTTAACATTATGTATGCAGTTCAATAAGATTATTCGCGTCCTGAGTGTTGTAACACCATTCTTAATTGCGATTGTATTGATCATTTCAATTTTTTATATGATTAAGCATAACTTCAATATTTCTGATGGTATTACTAGCATTCCTGAAAATAAAGGACTCTATCCATGGTGGTTTGACGCAATTAACTATTCAAGTTTACAGATTGCTGCAGCATTCAGTTTCTTATCAGTCATGGGTGGCCAGCTCAAAAAAGGTACACATGCGATATTCGGCGGTTTATTTGGTGGAATCATCATCATGGCATTGTTGATGTTAATCAACTTAGGCCTTGTTACAGAATATCAACATATTGTAAAGGTAGATCTTCCTACGTTATTACTCGCTCAGGAAATCCATCCAGCGATCGGAATTATCTTCTCAATAATAATGGTTGCTGTAATTTATAATACGGTTGTTGGGTTAAATTATGCTTTTATCTCAAGATTCACAAAACCTTACAGCAGAAATTACTATATTATGATTGTTGTAATTGCAGTCATTACATTTTTAATGACGTTTATCAGTTTCTCAAAGCTTGTTGCAACTGTATTCCCAATTATGGGTATCGTCGGTTTAATCTTATTCTTCCCTGTAATTTATAAAGGGATTAAAAACTTTAATTTAAAAAACTAA
- a CDS encoding CsbD family protein, with protein sequence MSNEGKFEQLKGNVQETVGNATGNKELEQEGKESKISGKVKEVSENVQDKVNETVDKFKK encoded by the coding sequence ATGAGTAATGAAGGTAAATTCGAACAATTAAAAGGTAACGTACAAGAAACTGTTGGCAACGCGACAGGAAATAAGGAACTAGAACAAGAAGGTAAAGAAAGCAAGATTTCTGGTAAAGTGAAAGAAGTATCTGAGAACGTACAGGATAAAGTGAATGAAACAGTAGACAAATTTAAAAAGTAA
- a CDS encoding heavy metal translocating P-type ATPase encodes MAKQEVTLPIEGMTCVACSNRIEKVLNKMDGVDAQVNLTTERATVHYDEDKLSLNDISERIDKLGYQVRPAHAEFDITGMTCAACSNRIEKVLNKQPGIQSATVNLSTEVATVDYYPGNMDESDIIARIKKLGYDATLKSEEQSDRKENELRRKKYKLILAALLSLPLLITMLTHLFGIHLPHIFMNPWFQFAFAFPVQFIIGWQFYTGAYKSLRSGSANMDVLVALGTSAAFFYSLYESIKGMRGLTNDPHLYFETSAVLITLILFGKYLEARAKSQTTNALSSLLNLQAKDARVIRDGKEQMISVDALQVGDHIIVKPGEKVPVDGVIVKGNSSVDESMLTGESIPVEKNTGDKVIGATMNKNGSFTMEATKVGKDTALQSIVKIVESAQGSKAPIQRMADVISGYFVPIVVGIAILTFIVWMLFVNQGFEASLVAAISVLVIACPCALGLATPTSIMVGTGRAAERGILFKGGEHLERTHEIDTIVLDKTGTVTKGEPEVTDFTGDDRALQYLASSEQSSEHPLASAIVKYAEEHAVTLKDVAHFEAVPGHGIHTQIDDKDIYIGNRKLMQQYNIETEAFEQDMQLFEKQGKTAMMIAYEGKVQGIVAVQDTVKPSAKDAIDELKAMGIEVIMLTGDNQRTAQAIASEVGIEEVIAEVLPEDKADKVTALQAQGKKVAMVGDGVNDAPALALSDIGIAIGTGTEVAIEAADVTILGGELTLIPEAIKLSHATIRNVKQNLGFAFGYNIIGIPFAALGLLAPWIAGLAMALSSVSVVSNALRLKSVKIK; translated from the coding sequence ATGGCAAAACAAGAAGTAACTTTACCGATAGAAGGGATGACGTGTGTGGCTTGTTCAAATCGTATCGAGAAAGTGCTGAATAAGATGGATGGTGTTGATGCCCAGGTGAATTTAACGACTGAGCGTGCAACCGTTCATTATGATGAAGATAAATTGAGTTTAAATGATATTTCTGAGCGTATCGATAAACTGGGATATCAAGTTCGTCCGGCACATGCAGAGTTTGATATTACTGGGATGACGTGTGCGGCTTGTTCAAATCGTATCGAGAAAGTATTGAATAAACAGCCTGGTATACAAAGTGCAACAGTGAATCTTTCGACTGAAGTTGCAACGGTTGATTATTATCCGGGAAATATGGACGAGTCCGATATTATCGCCCGTATTAAGAAGCTTGGGTATGATGCAACGCTTAAGAGTGAGGAGCAGTCTGATCGTAAAGAAAATGAGTTGCGACGCAAAAAGTATAAATTGATATTAGCAGCGTTATTATCTTTGCCGTTATTAATTACGATGTTGACGCATCTGTTCGGTATTCATCTGCCGCATATCTTTATGAATCCGTGGTTTCAGTTTGCGTTTGCGTTTCCAGTGCAATTTATAATTGGCTGGCAGTTCTACACAGGCGCCTATAAAAGTTTACGTAGTGGATCCGCCAATATGGATGTACTTGTAGCACTTGGAACAAGCGCCGCATTTTTCTATAGTTTATATGAGAGTATTAAAGGGATGAGAGGATTAACGAATGATCCCCATCTTTACTTCGAAACGAGTGCTGTTTTGATTACTTTAATATTGTTCGGTAAGTATCTGGAAGCACGTGCGAAATCACAGACGACAAATGCTTTATCCAGTCTATTAAACTTACAGGCGAAAGATGCACGTGTGATTAGAGATGGCAAAGAGCAGATGATAAGTGTGGATGCATTACAAGTAGGAGATCATATTATTGTGAAACCGGGTGAAAAAGTACCGGTAGATGGTGTCATTGTTAAAGGGAACTCTTCTGTTGATGAGTCTATGTTAACCGGTGAATCGATTCCTGTTGAGAAGAATACAGGTGATAAAGTTATCGGTGCGACGATGAATAAGAATGGGAGTTTCACGATGGAAGCTACGAAAGTCGGCAAGGATACTGCGCTGCAGTCAATCGTCAAAATAGTAGAATCAGCACAAGGTTCTAAGGCGCCAATTCAACGTATGGCAGATGTTATATCTGGATACTTCGTTCCGATTGTTGTAGGTATCGCGATACTTACGTTTATCGTATGGATGTTATTTGTTAATCAAGGGTTTGAAGCATCGCTTGTTGCAGCGATATCTGTTCTTGTTATTGCGTGTCCTTGTGCATTAGGACTCGCCACACCGACATCTATTATGGTAGGAACAGGTCGAGCGGCAGAACGCGGGATTCTCTTCAAAGGTGGAGAGCATCTGGAGCGTACACACGAAATCGATACTATTGTTTTAGATAAGACTGGAACGGTAACGAAAGGTGAGCCAGAAGTAACAGATTTCACAGGAGACGATCGCGCACTTCAATATTTAGCAAGTAGTGAACAATCTTCTGAGCATCCACTTGCGAGTGCGATTGTGAAGTATGCTGAAGAACACGCAGTAACATTGAAAGACGTAGCACACTTTGAAGCTGTACCAGGACACGGAATTCACACACAAATTGATGATAAAGATATATATATCGGTAATCGTAAGCTGATGCAGCAGTATAATATTGAAACAGAAGCATTCGAGCAAGATATGCAGCTATTTGAAAAACAAGGTAAAACTGCGATGATGATTGCTTATGAAGGGAAAGTACAAGGTATCGTAGCTGTGCAGGATACAGTGAAACCAAGCGCGAAAGATGCCATTGATGAACTGAAAGCTATGGGTATAGAAGTGATTATGCTTACCGGCGACAATCAACGTACTGCTCAAGCAATTGCAAGTGAAGTTGGTATTGAGGAAGTGATCGCTGAAGTCTTGCCAGAAGATAAAGCAGATAAGGTTACAGCATTGCAGGCGCAAGGTAAGAAGGTGGCTATGGTAGGAGATGGTGTGAACGATGCACCAGCCCTCGCACTAAGTGATATCGGTATTGCAATAGGTACAGGAACAGAAGTCGCGATAGAAGCGGCTGACGTGACGATACTAGGTGGTGAGCTGACATTGATACCAGAAGCGATTAAACTGAGTCATGCAACGATCCGAAATGTAAAACAAAACTTAGGATTTGCATTTGGTTATAATATTATCGGTATTCCATTTGCAGCATTAGGCTTATTGGCGCCATGGATTGCGGGGCTTGCTATGGCATTATCATCAGTAAGTGTTGTCAGTAACGCTCTAAGACTGAAATCTGTTAAAATTAAATAA
- a CDS encoding aminotransferase class I/II-fold pyridoxal phosphate-dependent enzyme, translating to MTNIQEALQNYKAQYDQLMKEDINIDMTRGKPSGEQLALSFGLLDVLKSEDADSYMSYFNYGIPGGIPEAKALFADLFDVSQNEVYIGGNSSLNLMHDMINKFMFYGVSKEAEPWKDQKVKFLCPVPGYDRHFTICESYGIEMIPVAMTDHGPDMEQVEALVKDDASIKGIWCVPLYSNPQGYNYSDETVERLASMLTAADDFRIIWDNAYGYHHLGEEVIKVKNLLHACQSAGHPERALMVMSTSKMTFPGAGISALAASETNINYLLSLFGVQTIGHDKLNQLRHVKFFGDKDGLIEHMRKHKEIMAPKFDIVDAYLSEKLYSPEICKWNKPQGGYFITIDVLDHCASEIVAQCSALGLKVTPAGATHPYGKDPNDSIIRIAPSFLNAEELKEAMDILCVVINYVTLKKLNEKQ from the coding sequence ATGACGAACATTCAAGAAGCGTTACAAAATTATAAGGCGCAGTATGATCAATTGATGAAAGAAGACATCAATATCGATATGACGCGCGGGAAACCATCGGGAGAACAACTGGCGCTATCATTCGGTTTGCTGGATGTGTTAAAAAGCGAGGATGCTGATAGCTATATGTCATACTTTAACTATGGTATTCCAGGCGGCATTCCAGAAGCTAAAGCACTATTTGCCGATTTATTCGATGTATCTCAAAACGAAGTCTATATCGGGGGTAATTCAAGCTTAAACTTAATGCATGATATGATTAATAAGTTTATGTTCTACGGTGTGTCCAAAGAGGCCGAGCCTTGGAAAGATCAAAAGGTAAAATTCTTATGCCCTGTTCCAGGTTATGATCGTCACTTTACAATTTGTGAGTCTTACGGCATAGAAATGATCCCTGTAGCAATGACAGATCACGGTCCAGATATGGAACAAGTAGAAGCTCTAGTTAAGGATGATGCTTCAATTAAAGGTATTTGGTGTGTGCCACTTTATTCAAATCCTCAAGGATATAACTATTCTGACGAAACGGTAGAGCGCTTAGCAAGTATGCTCACAGCTGCCGATGACTTCCGAATTATATGGGACAATGCTTATGGATATCATCACCTAGGCGAAGAAGTAATCAAAGTGAAGAACTTGCTTCATGCGTGTCAAAGTGCCGGTCATCCTGAACGCGCTTTAATGGTTATGTCTACTTCTAAGATGACTTTCCCAGGTGCAGGAATTTCAGCACTTGCAGCAAGCGAAACGAACATCAATTATTTATTATCATTGTTCGGTGTTCAAACAATCGGACATGATAAATTAAATCAGCTACGTCATGTTAAATTCTTCGGTGATAAAGATGGTTTAATTGAACATATGCGTAAGCATAAAGAAATTATGGCACCGAAATTCGACATTGTTGATGCATATCTATCTGAGAAACTCTATTCTCCAGAAATTTGTAAATGGAACAAGCCACAAGGTGGTTATTTCATTACGATAGATGTGCTCGATCATTGCGCAAGCGAAATTGTAGCGCAGTGTAGTGCACTTGGTTTAAAAGTTACTCCAGCAGGCGCAACACATCCTTATGGTAAAGACCCTAACGACAGCATTATTCGTATCGCGCCATCATTTTTAAATGCAGAAGAACTAAAAGAAGCTATGGATATTTTATGTGTCGTCATTAACTATGTAACATTAAAAAAATTAAATGAAAAACAATAA
- a CDS encoding peptide-methionine (S)-S-oxide reductase, with protein MYTIYLAGGCLWGVQAFLKTVPGVVETEAGRANGMTATLDGPYDGYAECVKTVCEDTLALPELLDDFFQIMDPYSVNKQGVDEGPKYRTGIYSEDEALLQAARDYINSREDKERIVVEVLPLHNYVRSADEHQDYLDRHPEDYCHVPLEMMRKYK; from the coding sequence ATGTATACAATATATTTAGCAGGTGGCTGTCTCTGGGGTGTACAGGCATTTTTGAAGACGGTGCCTGGTGTAGTTGAAACTGAAGCGGGTAGAGCGAACGGTATGACAGCAACGCTAGATGGACCTTATGATGGCTATGCTGAATGTGTGAAGACGGTATGCGAAGATACACTGGCACTACCAGAGCTATTAGATGATTTCTTTCAGATTATGGATCCGTATAGCGTGAACAAGCAAGGTGTGGACGAAGGTCCCAAATATAGAACGGGGATTTATAGCGAAGATGAAGCGTTATTACAAGCAGCAAGAGACTATATTAATTCACGAGAAGATAAAGAGAGAATTGTCGTAGAAGTGCTGCCACTACATAATTATGTCCGTAGTGCAGACGAACATCAGGACTATCTGGACAGACATCCAGAGGACTATTGTCATGTACCGCTTGAAATGATGAGGAAGTATAAATAA
- a CDS encoding 5-methyltetrahydropteroyltriglutamate--homocysteine S-methyltransferase, with amino-acid sequence MTTLNTVQQPAFDHVGSFLRPQPLKEAREQYLNKEITYDALKQVEDQEIKKLIDKLVSLGYETVTDGEFRRSYWHLDFFFGFNGIEQQLLGQGYVFNKYETRSDSVKFIGQISGEHHPFVEHYKFVRDYAPKHVTVKQTIPAPAQFLVELTRPGVKETVNEHYASREAVKDDIVKAYTTVIQDLYDEGLRVLQLDDCSWGIHVSAGTLEKIHGDGNSENLNVEELKEELLDINNRVIHNAPNDLIINTHVCRGNYRSDWASAGPYDKVADQLFAKEDVDAYYLEYDTERAGGFEPLAKVSGEKHVVLGLITSKFPELEGKAEVIARIKEASKYIPLERLSLSTQCGFASTEEGNELTESEQWAKLELVKEIAIEVWGSREEELPA; translated from the coding sequence ATGACAACTTTAAATACAGTACAACAACCAGCATTTGATCACGTAGGGAGCTTTTTAAGACCTCAGCCCTTAAAAGAGGCACGTGAGCAATATTTAAATAAAGAGATTACATATGATGCATTGAAACAAGTTGAGGATCAGGAAATTAAAAAGCTGATTGATAAGCTTGTATCGTTAGGATATGAAACTGTGACAGATGGAGAATTCAGAAGAAGTTACTGGCATCTGGACTTTTTCTTTGGATTTAATGGCATTGAACAGCAATTACTCGGTCAAGGGTACGTCTTTAATAAATACGAAACAAGAAGTGATAGTGTGAAGTTTATCGGTCAGATTTCTGGTGAGCATCATCCGTTTGTAGAACACTATAAATTTGTCAGAGACTATGCACCAAAACATGTGACAGTAAAGCAGACAATACCAGCACCTGCGCAGTTCTTAGTAGAGTTGACACGTCCAGGTGTGAAAGAAACAGTAAATGAACATTATGCATCACGTGAAGCGGTCAAAGATGATATCGTCAAGGCATATACGACAGTGATACAGGATTTATATGATGAAGGATTACGCGTGCTTCAGCTGGACGACTGTTCATGGGGCATTCATGTTTCTGCAGGTACATTAGAGAAGATACACGGTGACGGTAACAGCGAGAATCTAAATGTAGAAGAACTCAAAGAAGAGTTGTTAGACATTAATAATCGTGTAATACACAATGCACCGAATGATCTTATTATCAATACACATGTATGCAGAGGGAACTACCGCTCGGACTGGGCGAGCGCTGGCCCATACGATAAAGTCGCAGATCAACTCTTCGCGAAAGAAGATGTGGATGCATATTATCTTGAATATGATACAGAACGCGCAGGAGGCTTTGAACCACTTGCGAAAGTTTCCGGAGAAAAACACGTCGTACTCGGACTGATAACTTCTAAGTTCCCGGAATTAGAAGGTAAAGCGGAAGTAATTGCACGTATTAAAGAAGCGAGCAAATATATTCCTTTAGAACGACTAAGTTTAAGTACACAATGTGGGTTTGCCTCAACAGAAGAAGGTAATGAACTGACAGAAAGTGAACAATGGGCGAAACTTGAACTCGTGAAAGAAATCGCTATCGAAGTATGGGGAAGTAGAGAAGAGGAACTGCCAGCATAA
- a CDS encoding HAAS signaling domain-containing protein: protein MNRKEFLNTLYRNLNGLNENEKQSIMFEYEAHFEDGILDGKDEQLIASELGDPKRIARELKSTYIVDRATQNPSTSNVMNAVMATIGLGILNIFFMSVPLFTYLSFLISMIVLAFIFIISPLFLAADYLINGAEAVTLFDVFMTITMVGCGILLSFALYYFAKYANKLIVKYAKWNINTVKGA, encoded by the coding sequence ATGAATAGAAAGGAATTTTTAAATACATTGTATCGTAATTTAAATGGTTTGAACGAAAATGAGAAACAATCAATAATGTTTGAATATGAAGCACATTTTGAAGATGGTATATTAGATGGAAAAGATGAGCAGTTAATAGCATCTGAACTTGGCGATCCAAAACGTATCGCAAGGGAACTAAAATCCACATATATTGTTGATCGAGCAACTCAAAATCCTTCTACTTCCAACGTTATGAACGCAGTAATGGCTACGATTGGATTAGGTATTTTAAATATATTTTTTATGTCAGTACCATTATTCACTTATTTATCATTTTTGATTAGTATGATTGTCCTTGCATTCATCTTCATCATTTCACCGTTGTTTTTAGCAGCAGATTATTTAATCAACGGTGCTGAAGCTGTAACTTTATTTGATGTGTTTATGACAATAACTATGGTGGGTTGCGGTATTCTATTATCGTTTGCATTATACTATTTTGCAAAATATGCTAACAAATTAATTGTGAAGTATGCCAAATGGAATATCAATACGGTAAAAGGAGCATAA